A region of Catharus ustulatus isolate bCatUst1 chromosome 9, bCatUst1.pri.v2, whole genome shotgun sequence DNA encodes the following proteins:
- the LOC116999852 gene encoding very-long-chain enoyl-CoA reductase-like isoform X1 has translation MINYHFVSSQVEILDWETKKQLCFLDKVEPNATIREIRLMFHKLYPRWYPARQSIKLDPKGKSLRDEEILQHLPVGTTATLYFKDLGPQIGWTTVFLIEYTGPLFIYFVFYFRMTFVYGLDERFTSSPHPVVNLACICHSFHYIKRLIETVFVHRFSRGTMPLRNIVKNCLYYWGFAAWLAYYINHPLYTPPSYGKKQINFAVIMFLLCEAGNFSIHVALSDLQRNGSKTCKIPYPTKNPFTWLFFFVSCPNYTYEVGTWISFTIMTQCVPVGLFTLLCFIQMTVWAKDKHCTYLREFKDYPSHRMPIIPFLL, from the exons ATGATTAATTATCATTTTGTGTCCTCTCAGGTGGAAATCCTTGACTGGGAGACAAAGAAACAGCTATGCTTCCTAGATAAG GTGGAACCCAATGCTACAATTAGAGAGATCAGATTGATGTTCCATAAATTAT ATCCTCGGTGGTACCCAGCAAGGCAGTCAATAAAACTTGATCCAA AAGGAAAGTCCCTGAGGGATGAAGAAatcctgcagcacctccctgtTGGCACAACTGCTACcttatattttaaagatttagGGCCACAGATAGGATGGACTACG GTATTTTTGATAGAATATACAGGTCCATTGTTCatctattttgtgttttatttccgCATGACATTTGTCTATGGACTGGATGAGAGGTTTACATCAAGCCCACACCCAGTAGTTAA CTTGGCATGTATCTGCCATTCTTTCCACTACATCAAAAGGTTGATTGAAACAGTATTTGTTCATCGGTTCTCCCGTGGGACTATGCCACTCAGGAATATTGTGAAG AACTGCTTATATTACTGGGGATTTGCAGCTTGGCTTGCATATTACATCAACCATCCTCTTTACACTCCTCCTT cttatGGGAAAAAACAGATAAATTTTGCTGTGATCATGTTTCTG CTGTGTGAAGCTGGAAACTTTTCCATTCATGTTGCGCTCAGTGACCTCCAGAGAAATG GATCCAAAACCTGTAAGATCCCATATCCAACAAAGAATCCTTTCACAtggctgtttttctttgtatcTTGCCCTAACTATACATATGAG GTGGGGACCTGGATCAGTTTCACTATCATGACTCAGTGTGTTCCAG tGGGACTGTTCACCTTGCTTTGCTTCATTCAGATGACAGTCTGGGCAAAGGATAAACACTGCACCTACTTACGAGAATTCAAGGATTATCCAAGTCATAGAATGCCAATTATTCCCTTTTTGTTGTAA
- the LOC116999852 gene encoding very-long-chain enoyl-CoA reductase-like isoform X2, giving the protein MGGRAGFFEVEILDWETKKQLCFLDKVEPNATIREIRLMFHKLYPRWYPARQSIKLDPKGKSLRDEEILQHLPVGTTATLYFKDLGPQIGWTTVFLIEYTGPLFIYFVFYFRMTFVYGLDERFTSSPHPVVNLACICHSFHYIKRLIETVFVHRFSRGTMPLRNIVKNCLYYWGFAAWLAYYINHPLYTPPSYGKKQINFAVIMFLLCEAGNFSIHVALSDLQRNGSKTCKIPYPTKNPFTWLFFFVSCPNYTYEVGTWISFTIMTQCVPVGLFTLLCFIQMTVWAKDKHCTYLREFKDYPSHRMPIIPFLL; this is encoded by the exons GTGGAAATCCTTGACTGGGAGACAAAGAAACAGCTATGCTTCCTAGATAAG GTGGAACCCAATGCTACAATTAGAGAGATCAGATTGATGTTCCATAAATTAT ATCCTCGGTGGTACCCAGCAAGGCAGTCAATAAAACTTGATCCAA AAGGAAAGTCCCTGAGGGATGAAGAAatcctgcagcacctccctgtTGGCACAACTGCTACcttatattttaaagatttagGGCCACAGATAGGATGGACTACG GTATTTTTGATAGAATATACAGGTCCATTGTTCatctattttgtgttttatttccgCATGACATTTGTCTATGGACTGGATGAGAGGTTTACATCAAGCCCACACCCAGTAGTTAA CTTGGCATGTATCTGCCATTCTTTCCACTACATCAAAAGGTTGATTGAAACAGTATTTGTTCATCGGTTCTCCCGTGGGACTATGCCACTCAGGAATATTGTGAAG AACTGCTTATATTACTGGGGATTTGCAGCTTGGCTTGCATATTACATCAACCATCCTCTTTACACTCCTCCTT cttatGGGAAAAAACAGATAAATTTTGCTGTGATCATGTTTCTG CTGTGTGAAGCTGGAAACTTTTCCATTCATGTTGCGCTCAGTGACCTCCAGAGAAATG GATCCAAAACCTGTAAGATCCCATATCCAACAAAGAATCCTTTCACAtggctgtttttctttgtatcTTGCCCTAACTATACATATGAG GTGGGGACCTGGATCAGTTTCACTATCATGACTCAGTGTGTTCCAG tGGGACTGTTCACCTTGCTTTGCTTCATTCAGATGACAGTCTGGGCAAAGGATAAACACTGCACCTACTTACGAGAATTCAAGGATTATCCAAGTCATAGAATGCCAATTATTCCCTTTTTGTTGTAA
- the LOC116999852 gene encoding very-long-chain enoyl-CoA reductase-like isoform X3, with the protein MGGRAGFFEVEILDWETKKQLCFLDKVEPNATIREIRLMFHKLYPRWYPARQSIKLDPKGKSLRDEEILQHLPVGTTATLYFKDLGPQIGWTTVFLIEYTGPLFIYFVFYFRMTFVYGLDERFTSSPHPVVNLACICHSFHYIKRLIETVFVHRFSRGTMPLRNIVKNCLYYWGFAAWLAYYINHPLYTPPSYGKKQINFAVIMFLLCEAGNFSIHVALSDLQRNGSKTCKIPYPTKNPFTWLFFFVSCPNYTYEDKVILINREINANAVTRNILNFLGQNRWGPGSVSLS; encoded by the exons GTGGAAATCCTTGACTGGGAGACAAAGAAACAGCTATGCTTCCTAGATAAG GTGGAACCCAATGCTACAATTAGAGAGATCAGATTGATGTTCCATAAATTAT ATCCTCGGTGGTACCCAGCAAGGCAGTCAATAAAACTTGATCCAA AAGGAAAGTCCCTGAGGGATGAAGAAatcctgcagcacctccctgtTGGCACAACTGCTACcttatattttaaagatttagGGCCACAGATAGGATGGACTACG GTATTTTTGATAGAATATACAGGTCCATTGTTCatctattttgtgttttatttccgCATGACATTTGTCTATGGACTGGATGAGAGGTTTACATCAAGCCCACACCCAGTAGTTAA CTTGGCATGTATCTGCCATTCTTTCCACTACATCAAAAGGTTGATTGAAACAGTATTTGTTCATCGGTTCTCCCGTGGGACTATGCCACTCAGGAATATTGTGAAG AACTGCTTATATTACTGGGGATTTGCAGCTTGGCTTGCATATTACATCAACCATCCTCTTTACACTCCTCCTT cttatGGGAAAAAACAGATAAATTTTGCTGTGATCATGTTTCTG CTGTGTGAAGCTGGAAACTTTTCCATTCATGTTGCGCTCAGTGACCTCCAGAGAAATG GATCCAAAACCTGTAAGATCCCATATCCAACAAAGAATCCTTTCACAtggctgtttttctttgtatcTTGCCCTAACTATACATATGAG GACAAGGTTATTTTGATCAATAGAGAGATAAATGCAAATGCTGtcaccagaaatattttaaatttccttggCCAAAACAGGTGGGGACCTGGATCAGTTTCACTATCATGA